A genomic region of Glycine max cultivar Williams 82 chromosome 15, Glycine_max_v4.0, whole genome shotgun sequence contains the following coding sequences:
- the LOC100781784 gene encoding annexin D8 — MATLIAAKHSSSIEDAENIKKACKGLGTDETALISILAHRNVAQRKLVRMAYEELYQEDLIQQFKSELSGSFERAICNWTMDPAERDAAFINEALKKETPDYKVIVEIVCTRTSEEFLAAKRSYQFQYKHCLEEDVASKTIGDIRRLLVAVISTYRYDGDEFDENLAHLEANILHQVIENKAFNDDEIIRILCTRSKKQLCATFSTFRNVYGTTITKGLSTNPNDEYMTALRTVIRCIKNPRRYLAKVLCYALNELIAEEHELSRVIITRAERDLNEINDLYFKRNGVTLDSSVAKKTSGNYKNFLLALLGNN, encoded by the exons GATTGGGGACAGATGAGACAGCTCTTATATCTATACTAGCACATCGAAATGTAGCTCAAAGGAAACTTGTGAGGATGGCTTATGAAGAACTTTATCAGGAAGATCTTATCCAACAATTCAAATCTGAACTTTCAGGAAGCTTTGag AGAGCTATTTGCAATTGGACGATGGATCCAGCTGAAAGAGACGCTGCATTTATTAATGAAGCATTAAAGAAGGAAACACCAGATTACAAAGTAATTGTTGAGATTGTTTGCACTAGAACATCAGAAGAGTTTCTTGCTGCAAAGCGTTCATACCAGTTTCAATACAAGCATTGCCTTGAAGAAGATGTGGCATCCAAAACAATCGGTGATATTCGCAGA TTGTTGGTTGCAGTTATAAGTACCTATAGGTATGATGGAGACGAGTTTGATGAGAATCTGGCTCATTTAGAAGCAAACATTCTTCATCAAGTGATCGAAAACAAGGCCTTTAACGACGATGAAATCATAAGAATTTTATGCACAAGAAGTAAGAAGCAGCTATGTGCAACTTTCAGTACCTTTAGAAATGTGTATGGCACGACAATTACCAAG GGATTATCAACAAATCCaaatgatgaatacatgacaGCACTGCGTACTGTCATTCGTTGCATTAAGAACCCTCGTAGATACTTGGCTAAg GTGTTATGCTAcgccttgaatgaattgatagCTGAAGAACATGAATTGAGCCGTGTAATCATCACTCGTGCAGAGAGGGATTTAAATGAAATCAATGACCTTTACTTCAAGAGAAATGGTGTCACACTTGATAGTTCCGTGGCTAAGAAGACATCAGGAAATTACAAGAATTTTCTTCTTGCGTTGTTAGGAAACAATTGA
- the LOC100781238 gene encoding ent-kaurenoic acid oxidase 2, with protein MMEMDSMCMWVVLVAIAGALLVLRSMLKNVNWWLYESKLGVKQYSLPPGDMGWPFIGNMWSFLRAFKSKDPDSFISSFVSRYGRTGMYKTLMFGNPSVIVTTPETCKRVLTDDDKFTTGWPQSTIELIGKRSFISMSYEEHKRLRRLTSSSINGMESLSLYLTYIEENVKNSLEKWANMGQIEFLTEIRKLTFKIIMHIFLSSESEPVMEALEREYTALNHGVRAMCINIPGFAYHKAFKARKNLVAIFQSIVDERRNLRKGYLPGKAKDMMDALIDVEDDDGRKLSDEDIIDIMLMYLNAGHESSGHITMWATFFLQKHPEYLQKAKAEQEEIIRRRPPTQKGLTLKEVREMDFLYKVIDETLRVITFSLVVFREAKSDVNINGYTIPKGWKALVWFRSVHLDPEIYPNPKEFNPYRWNKEHKAGEFLPFGGGSRLCPGNDLAKMEIAVFLHHFLLNYRFEQHNPNCPVRYLPHTRPMDNCLGRVRKCSSTTT; from the exons ATGATGGAGATGGATTCCATGTGTATGTGGGTGGTCCTTGTGGCCATTGCTGGTGCTCTTTTAGTCCTAAGATCTATGCTCAAGAATGTAAATTGGTGGCTCTATGAATCCAAATTGGGTGTGAAACAGTACTCTTTGCCCCCAGGTGACATGGGATGGCCCTTCATTGGCAACATGTGGTCCTTCCTCAGAGCTTTCAAGTCCAAGGACCCTGATTCCTTCATCTCCTCCTTTGTCTCCAG ATATGGAAGAACTGGAATGTACAAGACCTTGATGTTTGGAAATCCAAGTGTAATTGTGACAACACCTGAAACATGCAAAAGGGTGCTTACAGACGATGATAAATTCACAACTGGTTGGCCTCAATCTACTATAGAGCTCATTGGAAAGAGGTCATTTATTTCAATGTCTTATGAAGAACATAAACGCCTTAGGCGTTTGACATCCTCTTCAATCAATGGCATGGAATCACTGTCCCTCTACTTGACATATATTGaagaaaatgtgaaaaattCATTGGAGAAATGGGCCAACATGGGACAAATTGAGTTCTTAACTGAGATCAGGAAGCTTACTTTCAAaatcatcatgcatattttcCTTAGCTCAGAAAGTGAACCTGTTATGGAGGCTTTGGAGAGGGAATACACAGCACTTAATCATGGAGTTAGAGCCATGTGTATTAATATTCCCGGATTTGCATACCACAAAGCATTCAAG GCAAGGAAAAATCTAGTGGCCATATTTCAATCTATTGTGGATGAGAGAAGAAACTTAAGGAAGGGATATCTGCCAGGAAAAGCCAAAGATATGATGGATGCTCTGATagatgttgaagatgatgatggaaGAAAGTTGAGTGATGAGGACATCATTGACATTATGTTGATGTACTTGAATGCGGGCCATGAGTCTTCAGGACATATTACCATGTGGGCAACCTTTTTCCTGCAGAAGCACCCAGAATATCTCCAAAAGGCTAAG GCAGAACAAGAAGAAATAATAAGGAGAAGGCCTCCAACACAGAAAGGGTTAACACTTAAGGAAGTCCGGGAGATGGATTTTCTTTACAAG GTGATTGATGAAACATTGCGTGTGATTACATTCTCACTAGTGGTCTTTCGGGAGGCAAAATCTGATGTCAATATCAATG GATACACAATTCCAAAAGGTTGGAAAGCgcttgtgtggttcagatcaGTTCACCTTGATCCTGAAATATATCCTAATCCAAAGGAATTTAACCCTTATAGATGGAAT AAAGAACACAAGGCCGGAGAATTCCTTCCCTTTGGAGGAGGAAGTAGATTGTGTCCGGGGAACGATCTTGCCAAGATGGAAATAGCAGTTTTTCTTCACCATTTCCTTCTGAATTACCG ATTTGAACAGCATAATCCTAATTGCCCTGTGAGATACTTACCACATACAAGGCCCATGGACAATTGCTTGGGAAGGGTCAGGAAATGTTCATCTACAACAACCTAA